The following DNA comes from Oncorhynchus clarkii lewisi isolate Uvic-CL-2024 chromosome 22, UVic_Ocla_1.0, whole genome shotgun sequence.
cactacaatgttgatcaatcctcagttctcccatcacagccattgaactccagcctttttaaaatcaccaatggcttccctaagcagtttccttcctgtcctacAGCTCAGTTCAGGGGGACATCATCCACAGCCCAATTATTAACTTACTGCAAACATGCTTAAAGATATATTAAAGATATATTCAATGATTTGTTACCCagctaccaatcactgccctttgAGGGTTtcaaaaagctccctggtctttagTTGAATTTGTGCTTTAAAAGTCAAGGGAGAGGGGGTGAATACTTGTGCAACaactacatttgttttatttaataaaaAGTGTAGAATTTGCTTTTCACCTTGACATGAGTACAAAATTACAATTAAGGCCATTTCAAGCCCACTTTGTAACAAAATGGGGTGTTgactttctataggcactgtTTGTATTGGTCCTGTAGTCAAGGTCCTTGTCTCCTATTGGTTAGTTCTCAGTAATTGGGAGATGCATAATGTGTTAAATGTAACTAGTGTAGACGAGAACACATGCTATCAATCCTACACATTGGAAATAGTTATCCTCTGATAGACGATGCAATAACTGGCACACAACCTGTAATAACTGAACATGAACTTAGTGCATTTGTAAGGGTATGCTCTTGTATTAActatttggggtggcagggtaacctagtggtttaagcgttggactagtaaccggaaggttgcaggttcaaacccccgagctgtcgttctgcccctgaacaggccgtcgttgaaaataagaatttgttcttaactgacttgcctagttaaataaaggtaaaaaaaactatttgaatTCAATCTTGGCATATTCTGCAGCAGTGTTATTCTTGCACAGATAATAGGTGATTGCTTGGAGGGGGAGTATGCAGGCTCAGATTTCAAAACATGCTTTTGACCCATCTTGGCATTGACTATTGAGGTTTGGATAGTGCAACTTGGCACAAGGGTGGAACAAAATGGCCATGCCTCTGAATAAATTACTGGTTTGACATGATCTTTATGTAGTACCCATCCACCTTCGTATGCACACATTTTTTATTCAAGTCACTGagtgctttacagtaacccaTCTTAGACCCTTAAAGAGTAAGTAGAAGCAGTGGCAAGGGAAAAATCGCTAGGAGGAAGAAACCAGAATCCAAGGAGAGGCACATCTTCTGGTTGTACCAGGTGAAAGATTGGAGTCCTATGACCAACTAACCAGACTGTTGACCACTAGTAAGGAAGGACAGTTCAGGGTGCATGACCAAATCAGGTCAGACAATTGTCAATTACACAAATCCAGAAAACAAAAGCACTGACAAACACCAAACATCTTTGATTACCAAGAATGTTTATTCACAATCAACAAAGCCAAAAGCTTTAGCGTTTGCCACCAACGCGAGGCGCATTGACCTTCATTTGCTTTGCCACCTTGGGTTTGGGTGCAGCCTTGGCAGGTGCCTACATAGGGAGACAAAGTACAGATTAGACAAAGTACTAATAACCCCTTTTAAACAGATGTGGTATATCTATTACCTGTAAAAATTATAAGGTAATGCTGATGACCCCCTTTCAAACAGCCCCCTTGTCACTTCTTGCAGGTACACCCTTTTATATATAGTGGGTTACTGGCAAATTGGGAGGGGTGGTGTTAAACCATGGGGCTATTTGCACTTCAAATTTATTAAACAATGGAAGTGTTAATGAATTTATCTGAAAAATCAGAAACATTCAGACCTGATATCTGTATTTTGGTTACAGGTATTATATAGTTGGTTTTGAATTTTAATATTATGTCATTGTTTATTCTATTTACTTTCTTTTGTAGTCTTATGTTTTGCTTTAATGTATAGATGCGGCTTATGCAATAGCTAATGAGGATCCAAATAAACTAAACTATTTTGGTTACAGAAAATGCAGGAATCATTAGGTCTTTAGGTGGCTTTTAATGTACCTTGTTTTTTACTCCCTACTAGAGAACGACATGGGTTTTTAAGTGCTAATGTCGATGTTGGGTGTCAAGGAGGCTATTGTATGCTGATAATAAATATAATTACATTTGAACATGCATTAAATCAATTATACAACCATACAATCAATTTAACTTTTAATAAACAGTAATAATTTTGGCATAGACCAACTTGCAATACAGGTGAATTCATATTCAATAGGACTTTGTGAATGCACTGAGCAaatttttggctgatttcattaGTTTATGGGACTACAGATGACAAAATATGTTTCCCTTTCATTTGGGACCAAGAGACCTACTGATCAACATTTTTATAGAAATAGCCCATTTTCTTTTATAAAAAAGAGAGACGACGCCACTTGTGTCAAGTAACCAGGCATTCTGGTAATGGAAAGACAAGTGATTTCACCAACATTTGGTGACAATCATCTTTGAAATTAGCATATTTTGCATTATTGATTGCATATTAGCTATCACAAATAAAGTTCTAGGGTAGTGAGTGACCTGACGTTATTTTCACAGCTAGCTCTATGAATGGtgtttagctagcaagctaccagTACGTTGCCTTATAAAGCCCTGCAGCCTGTACGGACATTGTTTTGCAGTAACAGTAAATACATTTCTATATTCCGTGTGGCATTATTAATGTGCTACATTTATATGCAGCAAGCAGCTCAGAGGTTCCTCGAGAACAGGCTAACTAATAATGAGTAGCGCCAGCATGCAGGAGTTTCACACGAGGCAAGTACACTTGCTATTAAGGGGAAAGGCCGACACATGGGCCGATACACTAGGAAAGGCTAATATCGGCCAAAGATAAATCAACCCGACCGATATCTCTCTACTCCCTATTGCTTTTAGACAAAAAAGCAGATATAAAAATGCAGGTATGGTAAAAAAATAGCAAGATTTCGGTCTATATGAACGGTATCTAACACACCTTTAGACTCTCCAATAGGAATTTAATGTAGTTCCTTACCACAGTGCTAGTTTTTTTCTTTACAGCTCTTGATAAACCACTTGGTGCCATTAAAATTCCAAGCATAAATAAACCATGTGAGACATTTCTGCCAGAGGCTGAGGTGACTAAAAGCAGCAATGTAAACTAAAGATATTGCAGAGCGATCCAAGAGGATGCAATTGTGAGTGGTCCCTTCACTCTCCTGCAAAATGATAGCTGAATGACAACTGCTGAGGATACTGCGGAGCATGCTGCTACATGCTCGCTTGCTGAAGTGGGCCCAAAACTGACAATTTTTACTTTGAGTCTACCTTTATCAGTGTGAAAATTAAAACCTTGCTGTGTTTTATAAACGCAGGTCATAAAGGTTTTACTTTCTGACCAATCAGATTCACACATGGCTATATTAATCTTACCTTAGCACTGGCAGCAGAGGGTTTCTTGGTTGTCTGCTTTGCCTTCTTGGCCTCCTTGGCAGCTCTAGTGACAAAAGAATGATAGAAATTAGCCAAATGCCACACATCCAAAAAACAACAAGACAGGAGTCCACAGACTGCAGAAATAACACATTGACTGACTAGAGTAATAAAACGCCATTATTGCATATGCGTTAACAAGGCTAAAAAACCAAGACTGACAATTCACTGTTGAATTTAAAAATACAATAACTGCAGTACCACAGGAAAGTCAGTGTCACAGAGTGACCAGCTAGCTATATGTTCTTCACAGAGCCAACTCTGACAACACTAAATTGTTAAACACTATACAACAGTTCACTATAGCAGTAAACAATTCACTTTCTTTGGCACCAAAATGGCAGCTATTGACATTTTACATCTAAAGCCAAGTTTCTGGTAAAGCATGGTTTTGGTGAGGTCCTCACCTGATGGCCTGCTCACGCTGGGCCTTGCGGACCTCAGGCTTCTGGTTCCTCTTGGCCATGATCTCAGCCAGGGAGGCGCCGGTGATGGCCCTCTGGAACTTCACGGCACGGCGTGTGCGCTTCTTTGTCACCTCTTCCTGTTGGGACAGGGAACAGCACGGCCACATTCAGGATCAAGTATGGGCAGTTTGGTAGTGTTAGGTTATTAGCAGGTACAACACAGGAGAAAACATTGCATTTTAAGTAGCACTCATGTAGCTGAACTAGTCCAATAAGAATGCTCATTAACACTATAGTTTTGTGCCAAAGGAACAGTAACAACCACGCAGGTGTACTGCAAACCCCTAACATCTTTCTCACATATAAGGTTTGTAGGAGAGTATGGAGGCTGGCCAGTGGTAAGGAGTCAAGAGACGTCACAGAGCCAGTACTATGATCTCCAGTGGCTCTATGGCCGCGGGTATGTGGAGTGAGCACTGCCGTCCAAGCTATAGGACACAGCCTGGCAACAGCACATAACGCAGATGGCAACCACGCACACCTTCCCACCCGCAGCCAAAAACAAAGGCACACCAAAACACACCTTGTCAAAACTTAGGTTGTATAACTGAATCACAAGGTAAACACTCACAGTAGCCACCGCTTGTCAGCATT
Coding sequences within:
- the LOC139380572 gene encoding large ribosomal subunit protein eL24 gives rise to the protein MKVELCSFSGYKIYPGHGVRYARIDGKVFQFLNAKCESAFLAKRNPRQINWTVLYRRKHKKGQSEEVTKKRTRRAVKFQRAITGASLAEIMAKRNQKPEVRKAQREQAIRAAKEAKKAKQTTKKPSAASAKAPAKAAPKPKVAKQMKVNAPRVGGKR